In Tachysurus fulvidraco isolate hzauxx_2018 chromosome 5, HZAU_PFXX_2.0, whole genome shotgun sequence, the genomic stretch CTACAAAATGTTACCAGGATAATCTTCAGATCCACCTTAACTCCAGTCCAGTGAGTGGTTAATAAAGACAAATGACTGATTGTGATGCACTGTGCTATTTTACTAGATCTAGCATTAATgtacttgtatattatatactttggaccttcattgagataAAGCCAATCCTGTTATGATCCTTTGGCATCTAAAGATGTACCTGCAACAGTCGGACTTTTCAGAGCTTCAGAGATGACTCTTCATGAAGTATTTGGACATTCTAAAAGGAGATGCCACATCTACActtggtctttgaggacaacaacttcctcatcagtacacaattgtcggactgtatgtttataatcacaccctccagtgtcacccaaatgaggatgaggttcccttttgagtctggttcctctcaaggtttcttcctcttccatctaagggagtttttcctcaccacagtcacctcagacttgctcattggggataaaacaaacacatttaaatatgtctgatACTAATCTTGAATTGTTGCatcatattaatattttgtataatattaaactatttgtattatgttttatatgttctgtaaagctgctttgaatgTTCAtggttaaaagctctatacaaataaaattgaatttgaatttgattgtttgttattttgattGTTATTTGCAGTAATAGTATTGTGAttattacaaatgtaaatatcagcCTAGTGTATGAAAGTAACATGTTTTAAACCaattgaaacaaataaatatggtGCTCAAAGGGTGTAACATCTACTTTGGTGTAAACTATTTGCACTTTGTCTGGAttgagtttctctctctctctctctctctctctctctctctctctctctctctctctctctctctctctctctctcacacacacacacacacacactctctctctctctctctcacacacacacacacacacacacacacacacacacacacacacacacactctatctctctctctctctctctctctctctctcacacacacacgtcactctccgtctctctctattctacctctctcctctcctctcgtgTACTCTTTCTTGGTTctcctctctatctcacacaacacacacaccgcacacacacacaccacaaacacgaCCATCATcctctctgtacacacacagccactctctctctctctctctctctctctctctctctctctctctctggattaAGTTATGGACTTGTTGAGAACTTATGACTTGCAATCATGGAGTCTCATCTATGAATCAAAAAATTTAGCACAGGTAAGCATAGAAATATTTCCATCCCAAGGTTTCACCacatttatttcctgaaaataAATCTTGGCTCCTCAATAACAGGTTACCAAGTACTCAGCTATTCTCCCAGCACCTTTGCTTATTAATAACACATTATATGTAAAGGAATACCTTTACTGTTATTGCACAAATTCACCTTTACATTAAATGTGAAGCTTCCCATCAAGctgttaatatataatatgtaaataagacAGAAACCATGTTgaataagacagaaataaactatttaaagaattttaagtgccacctcacagctccatgGTCCCAGGTTCAATCCTAACCTCATATCAGTCATGCAGGGAACAAAAACCTCATGGTTCTCCAGCCTCCAACAGCTAATGCCCTAAAAACATGCCACTAGGTAGATTTGCTAAAATAAATTGCCCCTTGGTGTGATGGCTGTGTAAATATGAGTGTGTAGTcctatccagggtgtattcccacctcattCCTAGTGTTAAGCTAAAGTGAATGACTGAAGTGAGcgacataaataaacattacagtaataacaatagcatgaaaaatattttatgcatCAGTGCAAATGATACAGTGCAGTTGTTAGATTGTCAATAATTGTGCATTTAATCTATTCACCAATATACTCGATAAAGCCCAGAATAGATCATGTTATTGCTCAAAATATTTCAATAGTATATAGACAGacttttctatattttctaaTGCATATAATTatatgggttaaaaaaaaaaaagctgctcaTTGGCGACCTCTAGTGGCTCCGATATGAAGCGCGTCATACTCAAAGTCTCGCGAGATTTTACAGAACGCCGAAGTCGTTTcctcaaaatgtaaacaaaagtgACATGCAGGCGATGTGAAGATAAATAGCTTAGAGGATGTAAACAGGTACAGTTGTGTATGATGCACTAAACATCTCATGCAGTAGTACTAAAGGTCTTTATACGTTTGTCTTGTAAGGATTTCCGGAAGTGTTTTAACAACTAGCTTAGAAGCTAAACattagcaaacaaacaaaccctaAATAAGAAGAAAAGTTTTTAAACCTTATTTTGTTATCGATTTTTCTGTACAGTGAAagtttttcttctcatttctgGACTGCGTTCATTAGTTAACTTCAGATTTTAAACGACTTTATCTACAATTACAAtctataaagagagagagagagagagagagagaacaagagagagagatgagagagaaagagagaacaagagagagacagagagagagagagagagagagagagagagagagagggagaaaaagagacagagagagagagatgagagagaaagagagggacggagagagagagatgagagagagagatgagagataaagagagaaaaagagagagagaaagagagagagagagagagggagagagagagagggagagggagagaaaatagAGCTGAGACGAGAGGGGAAGGGTGGAGAGGAgctggagagagggagagagagagacgatgtAGATGGGCGCGAGATCGCATGAATAGATGTAgagatgagggagagagagaggtgagatgagagagagatgagagagagagtagggaGAGATGTAGGTAATAGTAGAGATAGAATAGATAGAGAGTAGATGTTAGATAGGTATACCGATATGATATCTATAGCATCTCTATctaagatctctctctctctctctctctctttatctttctctttatctctcactctctttctctttttctctcgctGTCTATcgttatctctctctttctctctctttctctttctctctctctcactctctttatctctctttatctctctcgttatccctctctctctcgttatctctatctctctctctctctttatatatgtatgtgtatatatatatatatatatatatatatatatatatatatatatatatatatatctgtctctctcgttatccctctctctctctctctctctctctctctctctctctctctctctctctttaacacaCAGGAAATTGGCCGTGTGTGCGGTGATGGGTTCCGATCCGTGTCTGAGGCCATGGAGACTAAAGGGAACGACGAGGTGGAGAAAATAAAGTCAAAATTTATGTCGGCATGGAACAATGTGAAATACAGtaagtaacactaacactgccAATTCTGCTTATTGTGCTCTGTTGAATTTCTAATAACAGCCTCTGTTAGTTTAACGTTCAGCACAGAGGGCAGGTTCTCACTGACACTATACACTGCATTGTTTGTCTTAACTTACTGTAGAGAGAGACAAAACACAGCCGAGTTTTTTTGGATATAAAGTATGACACGTCCgtctttatttaacaaaaattgCAATTGTTGTGGAATAAGAGGAAGCCACCACTGGTAATTGTCTTATAACGGCACATCATAAACATAACGGTAATGTTTTATTGCTTAAATCACATTGTATGCATtaagtatgtttttttattattattattataggttGGGTGCTGAAAACAAAGACTTCCTTTAGTCGCAATTCTGTAGTCTTCCTTCTGGGAAAATGTTATCACTTCAAGGCAGATGGTAACAGAaatgccaaacacacaccaacttaCCGGACAGCTGTTAAAGATGATCAGTACATCGTTAGAGTTCGATGTTTCTGACgagttttgtgtttatgtgatcGCAGATGAAGACAGTCCCACAGAAAGCTGCAGTACAGAGATATTTGATGATGCCACTGTCATGGGCAATGTGGAAGAATTTCGGAGGGATTTCGCTTCCCGGATCTGGCTCACCTATCGGGACGACTTCGCTGTGCTGCCGGGATCGACCATTAGCACAGACTGTGGTTGGGGCTGCACTCTCCGAGCCGGGCAGATGATGCTGGCCCAGGCACTTTTACTACATCTCCTGGGTCGAGGTCAGTTCTGGGTGTTGTTTAATGATGTTGTCTGTGCTTTTCTTGCTTATTACTTGCTTACTACTTTTCCAACAGAGTTTTGAGACTGATGGCCACCGTAGTCTGTAACCAATTGAACCAATATCAGGTTGGATCTATTGATAGAAACTTCAACTCACGTCTGGATAACGAAGTCCACCAAATGCCACAGATGTGAATGTTGTGATTTGTAGATTTATAAAATTCAGATCTATCCACAGATCagaacaagcttttttttttttttagatcagaacaagcttttttttttttttttagatcagaaCAAGCTTTATAAAGAGATTAACAGTTGGGACAGATGAACAGTACTTGTTTTAGGATTTTCTCAGCAGTTATTTATCCTTTTGTGCATTAAATATTTACTGCAAATCTTGGTACTTCTTCTAATGTAAACTTCTTCTAACctttactacaaaaaaaaaaaagtaaaacaccaagattttaaaatacaccACGATTATTTCTAacttaaatttaattatttaacattgatttgaatttatgaataaaatgtgtgaataGAAGCCtctattatcaccacatatacattacagcacagtggacttcttttttttttttttttttgcatatcctAACTGAGGACGTCGGGGTCGGAGCACTGGGGCAGCTATGACGCAGCTCccatggagcagagagggttaagggtcttgctcaaatgcccaacagtagcagcttggctgtgcttgGGTTTGAACCCTGACTTTCTGATTAACAACACAGAGTCTTAACCACTTGAGTCATCACTGCCCTTAGAGTGTAATGTCATGAGGGCTTAAACCCCAAGAGGTGGGGAAAAGCTTTTCCCACAAAAAGCCTACAGAACCCACAATAACACAGAATTATAGCACCATGTTGCAACTAGGTGCTTAATAATATGGGTTCTGTTCAGTAAGTCAGGCCAGATTTCAACAAAGATATGAAAGCGACATACAGTTCCcaagcagtggtgtgtgttatacagtagtAGGGCTGTGGTTCAGCATGCAGTTTGACTGCTAGGTCTCATCTTCAGTAGGTAAGTACACTTAAGGATGCAGTTGATCTGGAGCCTGTCGAGGGAACACACTGGATGTCAGGCTGGGACACAACCTGAATGAGATGTCAGGCCACCTGAAAGACAGCCTGCACATGCACTCAATTACACATCGGCACAGTTTAGAGCAGGGGACGGCAACCcacggctccggagccgcaagtggctctttcatccctctgctgcggctccctgtagatttggaaaataaatctttaatttggatttattttagttagttagttagtttaaaaaacattcaattctaagattatgatgctcattattattattatgaacattcaaataaaccgtgtttaatttgtttgtcgctcaaaatacgtgtcataactgccgacttgccaaatccgacacacagaagcataCACAGTTTTGGTTCGCCGCAGCCGGCGAGTTAAATTTTGATGtttgaatacgaagaggactcaattagacattgaacattttgtttgaaagtaaccttcaacccagcgtcttttttgttaaggttagttcaaactgtccaaaatatttttgtttgcctgcagaaataaaatttcgtttactcggcagcagttcattgatttcataaatgcaacacactacagtttttttctacactttccataaaggtaaaaaacgatatatgctgtgtgttctcttcattttagatgtcaaaagggttttgtggctccctgtgttttttttgtcctgtgggAAACGGTTCCAAATGGGTGTTTtgggtgtttaaggttgccgacccctggtttagatGCAGGAATCCCAGAATCCTAGTGTTCCTgatataatgaaatgaaaagcgAGGGTCCCGTGACAGACCGAGGCTATAATTAACAAGATGAACCTCTGATCCGAATCTATATTATGGCCTTTTTtcagaaaacaatgtttaagaAGAAGTTTCTGACACCGACTCATTATGTCATGCGAAGTATCTGAAGGGGCATCAATCAGGTTTATTGATCAATTACATGATGTCATTATGTTAACGTGTCAGAATCAGACCCTTTATGACACTCGCCAGTTTTAGCCCCACCACTTAGCGCCCACTCTGTTTGTAAGGATAAAATGCAGTAAAAGTGAAATACTGGGCACATTGAATCTTATAATTGGACTATTCTTTAAGTAGTAGCCCTTCTCATTAGAAGTCAGATTTAAATATGCCCGTGTGATTTATAGGAACTTCGTATAAGGACTTATGAAAGACTTTTCTATTGCTCTGTGTTACACAGTATGGACATTTCTGGTTTATTTGAATTAGCTAGAAAGAAGTTCTGAAGTCACGTTCCAAAATATATAGATAAGTTtgtaattaatcatttaaagtGCATCATCTTAATATTTGATAATATGATTTCGGCCTGTCTGTCTACTGTATTTTTCCTTCTCAGATTGGACCTGGCCTGACTCACTGACCTTAGAGCCTCTGGACACTGAGACATGGACGAGCAGCGCAGCACGAAAACTGGTCGCTTCATTAGAAGCTTCATtccagggagacagacagagacacccAGAGACTGTATACCAGCCCCAGTGTGGGGCAGAAGAAGCTGACTCCCACCTGAAAGAGGTGTACCACCGCACTATTGTGTCCTGGTTTGGAGACACTTTCTCTGCCCAGCTTGGGGTCCACAGGCTGGTCCATCTGGGTATGACCTCAGGGAAAAGAGCAGGAGATTGGTATGGTCCTGGAGTAGTGGCACATATACTCAGGTTGGTGTGACTGCACTTGGAGTCTAGTGTCAACTGGCAGTAACCATAGTGTAGCAGTTCATATCTGTAGCAGTTCATTCAAGatgttttggattttgtttgACACGTGGAggtgaaaatgtttttgttaaaaaaaaaaaatccttacacTAGGCTCACTGtgattctgtttaaaatatccCAAGaacccatttctctctctctctcgagagagagagaagatagagagagagagagagagagagagagcgggggagagagggggaggagagatagaggagagatgggagaagagagagagagagagagagagacgagagggggagagagagatgagggaaagggagagagagggagagagagagagagagagagagtgagagaggacgagagaagagagagatgagagatgagagagagagggagagaagaggagagagagagagagcagggaggagagagagagggagagagagagatcatatagagcatatagatagatagaggtaTATGAGAGATGAGGATAGGAGATAGAGAGATGATATATATATCGATAGAGAGAGTTAGAGATATCTTTATCCTGCTATCTCTCGCTATAAGGTGCTCTATTCGTTATATCTCTCTATCTaggtgtatctctctctctttctctctctctcgctctctctctctttctctctctctttctctctctcgttatctctctctctctctctctctctctctctctctctctctctctctctctctctctacatatgTAGGAAAGCTGTGGAAGAGTCTACAGATCCAGAACTGCGAGGTGTGACTGTTTATGTGGCACAGGACTGCACAGGTATACTAGTTAATTCAAGTATACTGTATCTGCCTTAACAAATAAGTTCCTTAAAATTAAACCTACTGACAAATGATAAgtaagatacacacacacacacacacacacacacacacacacacacacacacacacacacacacacacaaatatatatacacacagaatgCTGTTAATTGTGCTAAAAGCAGACATCCGTTGATGAGATGTCTGTGATATCGATTGCAGTGTACAGCGCTGATGTTATTGAGAGTCACTCAGTGCAGGTGGTCCCACACGCAGCCCCCGAGGAAGCACTCGCTGACAGCAGAGCCGTCATCATTCTCATCCCTGTCAGACTGGGGGGAGAGAAGATCAACCCTGAATACTTCAGCTTTGTCAAGGTGAGACTGATTAACATGTTGGCAGAAGTTACACCTGATATTCATGTAACCGATTTTATACATACTTCATGAGATGTCTTAGTAAACACTGGATCTGGAGTAAGTCCTGTGTGCAGTGTATTGTTCTTGAATGCAGTAAGTACAGGAAGGAAAGCATGGACTCGTCATTACTTACACCTTACAGAACCTGCAAAATGttaatcaatcaaataaaatcgAGAGGAATCATAATTGCATTTTGATTCTTAATACCGTGTGCCATTACCTGGATGATCGGCGATGGTTTTTAACGTCGTGTTAGAGCTGTTTATAAGTTCCCTTGTTTGTCCTGTGCAGTTAAACTTCTCACATTCTTTGCCTTTTCAGTATCTTCTGTATATTTGACTCCTTTCCAGCGGAGGTTATGTAAGGGTTCAAATCCATCCAAATCAATccaaagctgatcctatattaacacgtcctacttcttgccttatcgtaagccttttttcgctttctttctttgtttttatccttcatgtcaatgttaaaaccgctttctgctaatgtcacacatgcgcactgaacactctctccgcccatattgacaagacacgcccctttctgctcattggctacacatttgttttgtttttgttttgtttgccggcccaactcagttttctgaagcatttctcaaacaacgtacaccccacctttaaacccTGACTTTTTGATTAACCACCTAATTTCCTAATTTAGTggattatctttatttttttttatttgtatttgtttctggatttttatttttttgatcactaagtaattaataataaaaaattcagtaAATTGAACATTTGTGTGTGGATTTGAGAGTAATACACAATTTAACCTTGACGGTGTGATCTGTCTATAAAATTGCCGATTCATCTCCAATTATCCGGAATGACGCAGATCATACAAGTCTCAAATTAGTGAGTTTTTTAATACCAtaaactcacacaaactcactgagCACAAATAAACCGATTTCTGGTGTAAATGCTCGTGtgaataatttacaaataaGTTTGTTTCGTATCGTGTTTTTATAACTGAGGACTTGTTGTAAATGAGGTAAATATGCTCAAGGCGTTACATATACTCCGCTGTCAGAGTTCATTTGAAGCTCATTGTGTCTGGGGGTGAGGGTGTGCGGATGGTGTAAACGTTTCAGATTCTGCTGCGTCTTTTATGCAAATGCAAACATTCAGTTTTTAATAAAGTCTATCCTTCAGATGTTtaagttatttaaataatttctttctCCAGGCTATCCTGAGTTTGGAATATTGCATCGGTATCATTGGAGGGAAACCCAAACAAGCCTACTACTTCGTAGGATTTCAAGGTGAGCCTCGTAATCCGAGATCTTTATTTAAAGCATCCTGTTAAAGCATTCTGTAGAGAAATGAACCTCATAGCTGAAGCAGAGCTTATTTGATGATGGATGGTTCTCCATCCATCATGTATGACCATCTGTGCCACCCAAAGTAGCCCATTCTCCATCACCTTGATCTGTGAGCAGGAACCTTCAGTTGTACATGCTAGCAGTCAATATTTCCccatttacatttttagcaATTTAAAAACGGCCGATGACAAGCGATGCGTTCTCTCTGCCAGGTCCGTCCTGCCGCCTGCATCTATCATATGCAAATGACGCCATATAATTGGATGTTTGTGAAAGTAATTTTCCAGcaccaaaacaaaaataaataaataaataaataaattaaatgacaaTCCTCTTTGCTGTCTAACGGATGTGGTTGTGCGACTAGATtggaataaagagagaaagagagagagagagagagagagagggtttaATCTATTCCATTTTGTGAAGGActaagaggggaaaaaatccaCGCTGGGGTTCATTTTTTAGGAGCCTAAGACAATCTGTGCATGACTTTGAGCTGTTCTGCATAGAAATTGAGGAAGGATATGCATTATTATAagcatggtgttttttttttttgaataacttgtcttttgttttgtccttgTAGACGACAGCATGATTTACATGGACCCTCATTACTGTCAGTCTTTTGTGGATGTCAGCACAAGCAATTTTCCTCTGCAGGTAATGTAGAATTGCAAAAAAGCTGACCGCTGCCTAGTGATGTGAATTTAATAGTTTCTGTTAGTACTTAAGGGTATGAATTTTAAAGAAGCCCTCTGCACTcaattactgaacacacacgaGTCGATTTACACCTCTATTTGACATCTAGGACATGTCTCATGCAGGAAAAGGCAAGTGGAATGTTAAAATATGTTCTGTTAGATATATCAGCTCTTTATACCCTGCTAGAGTGTTCGACTCTTCTTGTGGGCATGataaagtgtttttacatttttgtaaaaataCAGCATGACAACACGAAATACTGAGCCGTTCCTTTAGCCTGTCTGTCACAACCGTTCAAACCGTTCAAAAATCcagaaaacacatttcacttGGCCAAGTTGaggctttttatttgttctgtctGGTTCACACGGACATGGAAGGATTTTATTTTGCCACTTACAGAAAGACCTGTAGTCTAGTGGATATTATTCTCCTATAGCACAAGATCACATTTAGACAGTATTACAATCTAaatactttgtttattattatttttttctctctcccccagTCATATCACTGTCCATCACCAAAGAAGATGCCTTTTGTTAAAATGGACCCAAGCTGCACTATTGGGTTCTACTCCAAAAGTGTTCAAGATTATGAAAGAATTAGCAGTGAGCTGTCAAAGGTGGGTGAAGCTTGATGTTGGAaagactgtatactgtatatactgttgTACTGTCTGTCAAATGCCTGTGTACAGCAAGCCAACGTGTtcaaacacacagctaacagTACAATACACTTCCCTGGTGTGAAGGTGTGAAGGTGTGAAGTGTATTATACTCCGGTCCAAAAGCAGCCAGGGTCAGGGTATTCAAATCGATAATTAGATAATAATCAGAAAATTGTTGGTTTCTGAGTCTTTCTGTTAAAGGCTGCAGTCTGGTGCATAGATTTACATCTGTTTATGCTAAAACTATAGAAGTTATTCACACCAATGAAACATTTAGTGTTGGGTTTCATGTTTACATGCCCAAGTactttagacagacagacacagacagacacagacagacaccgacagacacagacagacacagacagacacagaccaacagacagacacagaccgacagacagacacagaccgacagacacatacaggcacagacagacagacacagacagacagacacagacagacagacacagacagacacagacagacagacagagacagacagacagacagacagacacagacagacacagacagacacagacagacagagacagacagacagacagagacagacagacagacagacacacagacagacacacagacacacagacagacacacagacagacacacacacagacacacacacagacagatagacagacagacagacagatagacagtcacacagacacacacacagacagatagacagacagacagacagacagacacagacagacacagacagacagatagacacagacagacagatagacacagacagacagatagacacagacagacagacacagacagacagacacagacagacagacagacagagacagacagacagacacagacagaaagacagacacagaaagacagacacagacagacacagatagacagacacagacacacacacagacagacagacagacacagaaagacagacacagatagacagacacacacagacagacagacacagacagacacagatagacagacacagacacacagacagacagacagacagacacagaaa encodes the following:
- the atg4c gene encoding cysteine protease ATG4C isoform X2; its protein translation is METKGNDEVEKIKSKFMSAWNNVKYSWVLKTKTSFSRNSVVFLLGKCYHFKADDEDSPTESCSTEIFDDATVMGNVEEFRRDFASRIWLTYRDDFAVLPGSTISTDCGWGCTLRAGQMMLAQALLLHLLGRDWTWPDSLTLEPLDTETWTSSAARKLVASLEASFQGDRQRHPETVYQPQCGAEEADSHLKEVYHRTIVSWFGDTFSAQLGVHRLVHLGMTSGKRAGDWYGPGVVAHILRKAVEESTDPELRVYSADVIESHSVQVVPHAAPEEALADSRAVIILIPVRLGGEKINPEYFSFVKAILSLEYCIGIIGGKPKQAYYFVGFQDDSMIYMDPHYCQSFVDVSTSNFPLQSYHCPSPKKMPFVKMDPSCTIGFYSKSVQDYERISSELSKVLQPSSKEKYPAFTFMKGHGRDYELSVPVEKREWPFIKDTRSPGATAGDFVLL
- the atg4c gene encoding cysteine protease ATG4C isoform X1 is translated as METKGNDEVEKIKSKFMSAWNNVKYSWVLKTKTSFSRNSVVFLLGKCYHFKADDEDSPTESCSTEIFDDATVMGNVEEFRRDFASRIWLTYRDDFAVLPGSTISTDCGWGCTLRAGQMMLAQALLLHLLGRDWTWPDSLTLEPLDTETWTSSAARKLVASLEASFQGDRQRHPETVYQPQCGAEEADSHLKEVYHRTIVSWFGDTFSAQLGVHRLVHLGMTSGKRAGDWYGPGVVAHILRKAVEESTDPELRGVTVYVAQDCTVYSADVIESHSVQVVPHAAPEEALADSRAVIILIPVRLGGEKINPEYFSFVKAILSLEYCIGIIGGKPKQAYYFVGFQDDSMIYMDPHYCQSFVDVSTSNFPLQSYHCPSPKKMPFVKMDPSCTIGFYSKSVQDYERISSELSKVLQPSSKEKYPAFTFMKGHGRDYELSVPVEKREWPFIKDTRSPGATAGDFVLL